TGCTGTTCGGTGAGGACCCTTTAAAAGTATGATGCCTGTCCGGGCACCCACAGCACTTGGGCAAGTCAAAGTGATACTCCACAATCAgaaacagaaataacaaatggCTTTGGATGTTTTAAGATAGTTCTGCACTTTTCTCTTATTGCAGGGCATGAGAAATATTCTTGGATGTCCAGAAATCTGAAAGGTTGCGAGAGCAGCTCCCAAGTTCTTTGGCACCAGATCAAAATGCACCACACCTCATTGATCTCGGGGCCCTCTGGGCTGGATGCCCTGTAGTGAGCCTTAGGACATCTGAAgacccccttctttcccctttgggAGAGTTTGAAGGGTCGACTTCCCCATTCCTAGCAGCTGACATAACTTAAGCACATGTTCTCTTGACCTTTGAGATCCTCAAAGCTGTGAGGTTActgttgttattcccattttacagagaagcaaactgaggcttagaaaagttTCAAGTGACTTGACTtaactagtatctgaggcaaaatctgaacccagatctgcTTGACTTTGAAGCCAGCAGGCTATGCTGTCTCATCATTCCGCCACTATCTCAAATAAGGAGTCTAAAAGTGCCTCTTCAGAACTTCCAGATTGTTCCTAATTTCCCCCTCTGGGATTAGACAGAACAaggggaattaaagaaaaaaaagctttcgTCACCAACTGATGGAAGACTTCAGTGAAGAAAGGAGCTCTGTGGGACTTAAACCAAATCACTCTAGGAATGGTTTCACATCAGGCCCCTGGCCAACACGGGGTGCAAGTGCAGGATGAGGGAGATGTGACCCCTTCCCTGCTTGCCCTCCAGCTTCTGAGATGGACTGTCTCAGGACTGAGGGACTGTGAGGGAAGGGCAGTTATTTGAGGCCAGCTCAGGGAGGATGTTGCCTTAGAAGTCAGTCATAACTCCTCAGATGATAGCTTCACCCCAGTGGGGGGGCACCGCCTACCCCCCCTTCCATTCTCTTGTACTGAATCAGGATTAATTACTATGGCAACGACACATCAGAGGGGTAAAAGGAATGCATTTCTCGAGGGTCACACAAAACAAGTCACACAATGTGCACATGAAAAATGAGGAATCAGTTTATTGAACTGCTatgtagaggggaaaaaatagtgACTTTTAGCTCAAGTTTTTACACACAAAACTGGAAAAACttcactccctccccccaccccccacccgaACATATCTGCTCCTAGGCCAGTGCAAAGGTTTTAGTTATTTACAGAATTTACATTAGACAGAATCCAGACAATTAAAAAAAGTTGCCTATGCAGTCAAATCGAACACCTTCTGATCGATCCTGAGGACGAGTATCAACGGTTCTTTTCATTTGTGGTCAAAAGATTGTTAAGCCGGACGAATCTGACTTCCTATCTTCTTAGCACTGGGATAATACTAACAAATTActtttgaattaattcacaaAAGCATCTGAATTGGCGTAGCATTGCTTATAGCCACCAAGTCACTGCAGATCTTCAAAAGAACACAGTTCTGATGTGGGCTTCCTCCCCTTGCCCCCACCTTAGGCAAGTCTTAGTATTCAAACTCTAATTAATGCTTTCTCTTCTGGGGAAACTATTATGGGGGCCTTTTAGAATTGGCCAttgcatttctttctcattttcagtGTTCTGAGATTAGATCTGCTGTCCATGTGGTGTCTGAAAGTGGTAAAGAACAGAACTGTAGAGTCTGGTATTGCATCAGCAAGACAGGAATGCCAGATTCGAACAAAAGCTAAAACTGCCTAACTCTGGTTACTGATGTGATATATCGAGCTTTGAAATTGTCTTCACTGACTTATTAGTATAGACCTAAATATACACAAACTTGAATTTCAAATCAACACTATTTTCAGTCGCCGTGGTCATGCTGATTACTACTTTGATAAGTTCCCATCCCCGACAGACACacattaatatttctaaaacacttGAAAGGACTTCTTCCATATAGAACATATAATCTTCATATATAggcttttaaaatactttaacataatataattatacTGTACAGAACTAGAATTTCAACAGAATATATTACACGTTGCTAAAACGTTCATATAAATACTATACAGGCATGGAGTTACTCCATTAGAAAGATCCACCAGTTAGACCATTAAAGATGGCTATGAGCATGCCCAAAGAAAATCTTAACAAGAACAACACTAAAAAGAATGCATATTCTATGAAACAAGGCGTGGAATAGAGAACTATTTAGGCTGGTTGTAGATTATGTTTCACCAATGAGACTAGTCTTACTTTTGAAAGGCAGAGTAGCATTTAAAAAACAGCTTGGCAAGTTCCAGATTACTCAATCTTATGATATCATTTCAACTTGCTGATAGAAACTCTGAAAAGGTTGGTCTTGAAAGCTTTCTCACACAtgacatatattaaaataattgtcAATATCTATATATTACATACTGATGATTCACTAGTGGCTGTGATATTTATTCAAAGCATGAGATGAAGAGATTTGATTTTACTTCCAGTTTCAGTTTATAATGTAGGCAAAGTAATGTAGAAGAACTATTTTGTGTATTTCTTATGCCACATACTGTCCATACGAGTCTTGAATTTCCACCTAATCAGGCATATCTATATTTAATTTTGGAGGTGGAAGGACATATTTTCCAGGGCTCTGTGTAATGACTACTCTAGTCTTCTTCCGGAACATAGGAGCAATTTTTGGAGGTTCTGGAACTGgtgtttcttcagtttcttcagtgtCTTCATGATGTAGATCATatgaaatatttccatattcccttaaaaaagggaaaatctcAAGGAGAAACTGACAGAAATCTTTACGAATTCCGAACCACCCTGGAAAAGAAGAGttcaagggtttttttaaaaaattgttttaggtTGAGTAAAATTCACTTTTTTGAACAAGTTTATGGTGATGCAACCTACTTCTGTACTGCCTCATGGGGCCAACAGTAAAAAATGCATCAATTCATTTTTAGATTTTCCATTGGGAAATTTGAAAAATGACCACAAGGATAAATGAAGGATTCATGTAGCCTCACATTTGTAAGGATATCTTCTTTCTACAAGTTCCACAAGCTCTTTGTTGCAAATGAATTGAAGGGTTTCATTAGAAACCAACTCTGGAatgaatttctttttacttttccaaCCAACACAGTTGTGGCCCAACAGGCATCACCCTCAGAGAAAGCCACACCCAGAGTACAGTCTTCCCACCAAATTAAGGAGAAACACCTAGCAAAGTGCCTGAGATGGAGAGTATGCAATTTGTCCCCTTGAGGGTTCCATCATATGTCAAATTCTCAAGTCACAAGTCACACAAGCATTTCTGTAATGGGTCTTATTTCAGAACCTGCTAATTACCTGACTATACAAAGCATTTAAATaaccaagagagaaggtaaaaacTCTTCCTTTCAATCAGGGACTCGGCCTTTCTGGTCTCATGAGACCTTTTGGGAAGTCTGTTGAAGCCTACAGACTCCTCAGAATCTtgctttaaatgcataaaacacatAGAATGACAGTTACTAATCACACTGAaacagtcatcaaaacatttagaataaaacaagttcatggaccccaggttaagaacttctgtcCTATATAAACAACTTTAACCCTATAAAAGAAAGGTCCAGAGTTACTTTTAGGAGGCTCTGAACACTGAGGAAGGGTGATTGCCTTGTTTCGCTTATCTCAGatgggtttcaaaaaaaaaaaaccctttccacGCTAAGAAAAGTCAGCTCAGCCTTGGCCCCTAGGTGGCTCTAGGAGACTACCTGAACCAGGCTCAGGCAGTGGGGCTTGCTGGGGTATGGGTACTGTACACCCTGTATCATCCTAGAGATCTCAGCCATGTGCAGTTCCCAGAACTCCATGCAAAAAAGGAAGCTAAACTTTTTCAAGtttcttaaaggaaaacaaatgcgGATTTAACAGAAATGCCAATTCCTAACCACCAATGAGAACTTGCCTTCTCCTTTTTATGTGaaatcctcttttttccccctcacaaGGGTACAGTCCTTTTAAATGGAGAAAGAGGTGAGATCTGTGAATGAATTGGTAGAGGAAACTTCCAGAAGAGGTTATTTCCTCTACCAAAGTATATTAGCACTTTCTTTGCAACTTGCAATTTTACTGAAGTTATctagatcagtggtgtcaaactaaaACAGACTTGGGGGCAGCTGATCCATACATAAGGATCCATGCAAGCCACATGTTAGTGTAGTTGTAAAATGTAATGTTACCTgggttttattgtatttttattttgttaaatatttctgaatgtcatttgaatccaggtccctaGCTTCGTGTGTCTGACCCCTCTGGCCTAGAACACCaagtgcttaagtgacttgccagcaTGTGTTAAGAGTGGAAGGAGTGAAGCTagttggtgtagtggatagagtgctgggccaagtcagaaagactcatcttccagagttcaaatctgacctcagacacttattagttgtgggaccttgggcaagtcacttaaccctatttgcctcagtttcctcaactataaaatgaactggagaaggaaatggcaaaccatttcactactttgggagcagctgggtggctcagtggattgagagtcaggcccagagatgggaggtcctgggttcaaatctggcctcagacacttcccagctttatgaccctgggcaagtcacttgacctccattgcctagcccttaccactcttctgccctagaaacaatacacagtattgattctaagatggaaggtgagggtttaaaaaaaaaagagtgggccttgaacccaagtcttcttggcttTAAAGCTGATTTCCTCTCCACTATGTCATAATGCCTCTGCCCTTTTTGAACAGCCCAGCTAAAGTCATCATAGGAAATAGCCAAATTAAACTGAAAACCCTTTAAGTATTTTCCAAGATATTAACTTACAGTGATTGCCTCCTTTCTGTCCAAATGTTGTTGCCATTAAAGTTATTAATGAAAGCCAAAGTGGGACAAATATAGGGACACATGAGAATGCATTATGGCCATCCAGTTTATGAACTAGCAGAATCTAAAAGAAAAAGTTTTCAACATAATCTGttcagaaacatttttaaaaaaaggcagatTAAGCAATGTCAAGTCTAGCATTACtaacagtaggtgggggagggggcaatTAGAACCCAGTCTACCTTTTAAGAAAAACCCACCTTTTTGATTTGTCTATCACTTGGCTGCCTACACAAAGCcaaaaatactatttatttgtCTGAGTTACTTTTATATTTCAAGAATCTGTGACTTCATCAATGCACATGCTCATTTAGTCGACTGAGGCAGATCCCAGGTCTCCatcacttagcatgctgccacgAGCTGCTACTCATCACCTGTTGGCCAATTGTCTGATGGGGATCTAGGAACTCAGGTTGGTCCTCGTGCATGAAATGTACAATCTGGAAGTGGGCCGGTACTTAAATCCTTTCCAGATCAGTAGAAGCTCCCAGAATTTCCACTCCACTGACCTAGCCTCCAAGACTACAGGATCACCCTCTATACCACAGTTTGACATGAGAGAAGGACTTCAGGGAAGGCTGTCAAAACTTAAGTTTTAAATGCTATCATTTTCCACAAAAACACATCCCTTTTGTTCTCGTGAGTACACGATGCCTTTGCcataaagcaagaaaaaagaatgatGCTTTCCAATTTTTATAGGCTGATGTCAGAAACAACATCTGACTTTCAACAAACACTGGAACATAGCTGCTGTGAGGAGTTTCTTCACAAGTATAAAGCCATCATATTTTCATCTATGTGCAATTACCTCAAATGTAAGCAGTGGTACAACAATTGTCATCCAGCTGATTGCCATTGTTATATGCGTCCTCCTCTGTTCTGCAATAACGTCCATAGAGCGTAAGAACAAGACGGACCAAACAATGTAATATAGCACCACCAGGCACAAGAAGGACATCAAAATCCACAATGGAACACAAACaacctggagaaaaaaaatatttattggttaGCACCTTACTGATGAAGTAGCATGTGGCAGGGCTTGGTAAAAGCTTGCATCAGCAAGGTTAAAAGAATAAGACTTGTACTCCTATAGCATATTTTTTTGTTCATAGTGTTCTCACAAACATCACTTGTAAAACCTTGTAAGGTAGGTAGAGGGGTCCCCAAGCATAATTAGATTTCATCCTGATCTAATTTGGACATACTCTTTTAGAAGCAACATCCCTATAGGCCTTGTGTTTGTCAGCCTTCCTTCCTATGTGAAACTTCTTTGGAACCTCTTGCCTATTGCATGGGTTCTCAACCTGGaatctgtgaactttaaaaaatattttgatagggaGCAACTAGGTGCTAAGTGGACAGAGAtccagacctgaagatgggaggtctgggattcaaatgtgaccctgggcaaatcacttaaaacccattgcctagcctttaccttcttctgccttggaaccaatacacagttttgattctaagatggaaggtcaggggttatagaaaacaatttttttgatACTTGTATTTTAGTATAATTGGTGCTTCTGTAATCCTAATGTGTATTTTACTTATGTGTTGAAAAACACTATTGGGTCCCCAGTactaaaaaggttaagaactcctctgatttaaattaactttttgaGAAAACACTGGAATGAACATATTGCCCCTTATCATGAATTCAGGATGAAGTGAGTCTGTCTTGATATTGTGCGAAAACAAATAGCTTTGTTAATGACTAACCCAGTCCATGGTATGAAGAGCAAGTAGCACAGCAGGGATTAGCATTTACCCTCGCTGGCTTGCCCACTATTCTTGAGAGTTAATGTTGGTGCATAGTTTTGGCACTGTTTTCTCCAGGTACTTTGTTTATGGATGTCCTGGAGTCATGTAGCTTATTGATTCTTTTCTTGTGGGGCTTTTTAATAGATATGACAAAGATTTCCCCCTAATATTTACCCTTTCCTAGGTTAACAGatacagaactggaagggacctcagaagtcattttgTCCACTCTGCCTCTCCTtgttttacataggaggaaactgagacccaggggagttaagtgatttgcccaagatcacacaggcagtaatcaatcaatcaatcaatcaacacaaTTTTATAAACAAGAGCCAAAAACATGGCCCCTGACCTCAGGAAATTTACATACTAATGGGTGAGTCAACATGGAAATGCCTAGATGTATATAAGCTATACATAGAGTAGCAGGAAGAGAAAGTGACCAAGATTGGGATCTGAGCTCTCCTCTGATTCTAGGGCAGTGCTTTTCCTGCTGCACCACACTGCCTAATCACCCTGAGGAATGTTGTACAGTTCTGCTTCCCATGGTGAGGCTTGAAAACTTACACATCCACTTCTAAATGAAACCTCAGGCaactccctttccctctctcagtGTTTAGATTAGATGATGTCTAAGGCCCCTTTTGGCTCTAATCAATCGATGATCACaggatgaagaataaaatgaaaacgCAATCCTTCACACAATTAATTCTGAATCACTAATCACCTATTCTCTTTGGAATAAGATGAGAAATTATATGTTGTCAATCAGTCTCCTAACTTAGAAGTGGGCACCCAGATATAAAAGAGTGCTCCCAAACAGCTTCCAAcaagaatcaataccaaataatttatttgcttctttttaaaaaacccttatcttctgactcAGTATCAACTCcaagagaagagcagcaagggctaggcaatgggggttaagtgacttgcccagggtcacacagctaggaagtgtctgagaccaaatttgaacccaggtcctcccacctccaggcccagcactctatccactgtactacttagtTGCCTCAGCACCAAAGAATTTAAATGGAGTCTCTGAAGCTTACCTTTACTCATGAATAGTTGCAACTCATTTTCCCTCACTTGCTTCCTTCCCTTTGACTAAGTGAACAGGGAATTTTAAGTCAACTTTATCcatgaactgaggcaaatttaaaaAGCAGTTACAAAAAAAGAGACAGGGTACATACTAGCCAGGGCCAATGGATGATCTTGTCCAGTCTTAAGGCAATGAATATAAATTGAAGAATGTTGACGGAACACAGGATCTCTAACtaagaatggagaagaaaaatattatttaacgACAAAGCTGAAGAACACTGCTCTTTCCAAGTTAGCATATACTACCAAGTCAATAATGCAAGCTATAATGATGTATTATTTAAAGGGGTTCATAACTTCAGCCCAACAGTTAGGTCCTGACTATCAATATTAACAGAGAGTGATGAGAGATGGAACAAGATGGGGATAATGGACACTTCCGCACTCAGTCACTGCCATTCTCCTCACCACCCAGGATGAAAGCAAGGCAGGCAGCACAGAAGGGCTACACTGCAATAACTCTGTCTAACACAGTTCTAGCCTGCAAGTTTCCTCCACTGCTTAGAATGTCTTACTTGGTCCTTTATTCCTTGGGCTGGTGGCTAACTACTGTGTGAATATACtatgtcatttaatcttgttgAAGGAAGGGAACAAATTGAGAGTACAATTTCAGTATATGAGTGGGCAGAGACCAAGGTTCTCTGACATAAAATAGGCAGGAGGAAATCCCAAGACTTAGGCCATGAAGGTATCTTGTCTGGAAAATCCAAGTCACAGCAATTATCAATCTTTTCTGGGTGTCCCTGGACATGAAGGTACAATGAATAAAACTTGGGTTTTGGACATTTCACGACTGCACACATGACAGGGTTATAGGTCAAAAGTGCACATATATAAGCATAAGTCTGTGTATAGGCCCCAGGATAAGGTGGGGAGGGTAGTCATTACAGTGACTctctgtgactctatttggggttttccggAA
Above is a genomic segment from Monodelphis domestica isolate mMonDom1 chromosome X, mMonDom1.pri, whole genome shotgun sequence containing:
- the TMEM185A gene encoding transmembrane protein 185A isoform X1 yields the protein MNLRGLFQDFNPSKFLIYACLLLFSVLLALRLDGIIQWSYWAVFAPIWLWKLMVIVGASVGTGVWARNPQYRAEGETCVEFKAMLIAVGIHLLLLMFEVLVCDRIERGSHFWLLVFMPLFFVSPVSVAACVWGFRHDRSLELEILCSVNILQFIFIALRLDKIIHWPWLVVCVPLWILMSFLCLVVLYYIVWSVLFLRSMDVIAEQRRTHITMAISWMTIVVPLLTFEILLVHKLDGHNAFSCVPIFVPLWLSLITLMATTFGQKGGNHWWFGIRKDFCQFLLEIFPFLREYGNISYDLHHEDTEETEETPVPEPPKIAPMFRKKTRVVITQSPGKYVLPPPKLNIDMPD